One stretch of Gambusia affinis linkage group LG05, SWU_Gaff_1.0, whole genome shotgun sequence DNA includes these proteins:
- the LOC122830868 gene encoding fibrinogen silencer-binding protein — protein MASNSVFMSSMVGKARSSNFTLSEKLDLLKLVRPHIRILEEHTNKHAVIVDKNKCWDMVAEQYNALGGDRPHRTAQGLRTLYKRLKESAKQEVMQRRHAQPEYRGSISEPTRRIMEMIPYLFQHVPIHEKDQALRRLIYNKHTSPIEHPGSSSSLAGLQDYSAPVPSIEHEVVQLDPEEDVKPPPDLPVVTSHAVPVLDGFQEPDGEQDLASTHNYQASLSPASSSVNIALSASPLPLSHEFYPNDVYPRHEADRFRPLHLAKEEHDLVLANHRKVSLYLEEKREGLKRKQELEEELLRAKIKVEKLKVARLRHGLPIPL, from the exons ATGGCCTCCAACTCTGTGTTCATGTCCAGCATGGTGGGTAAAGCGCGCTCTTCCAACTTCACCCTCTCCGAGAAGCTGGACCTGTTGAAGCTGGTCCGTCCTCACATCCGCATCCTGGAGGAGCACACCAACAAGCACGCCGTCATTGTGGACAAGAACAAGTGCTGGGACATGGTGGCGGAGCAGTACAACGCTCTGGGAGGGGACAGACCCCACCGCACCGCCCAGGGCCTCAGAACCCTCTACAAGAGGCTGAAGGAGTCTGCCAAGCAGGAAGTGATGCAGCGGAGACACGCCCAGCCCGAGTACAGAGGGAGCATCTCTGAGCCGACCAGGAGGATTATGGAGATGATCCCTTACTTGTTCCAACACGTGCCCATCCACGAGAAGGACCAGGCACTCCGCAG GTTAATATACAACAAGCACACGTCCCCCATTGAGCATCCtggcagcagctcctctctgGCTGGACTCCAGGATTATTCAGCACCTGTACCAAGCATCGAGCACGAGGTGGTCCAGCTGGACCCCGAAGAGGACGTGAAACCACCGCCAGACCTCCCCGTCGTCACTTCGCACGCCGTTCCAGTGCTGGACGGATTTCAAGAGCCAGACGGGGAGCAGGACTTGGCCAGCACCCACAATTACCAGGCGTCCTTGTCTCCCGCTTCTTCCTCGGTTAACATCGCCCTCTCTGCCTCGCCGCTGCCCTTGAGCCACGAATTCTACCCAAACGACGTCTACCCTCGCCACGAGGCGGACAGGTTTCGTCCTCTGCACCTTGCCAAGGAGGAGCACGATCTGGTGTTGGCCAATCACAGGAAGGTTTCCCTGTACCTGGAGGAGAAGAGAGAGGGTCTGAAGAGGaagcaggagctggaggaggagctgctaAGAGCCAAAATCAAAGTAGAGAAACTAAAAGTTGCCCGGCTGAGACACGGACTGCCTATTCCTCTATAG
- the rnf41l gene encoding RING finger protein 151 produces MGFDLERFVGYVNEGLLCCVCRDVLERPLQAPCEHAYCSACISSWLLHHHSCPEDRLPLDVSSLRPLYRYMRNDLNRLQIRCVNAGQGCEVVCSLESLHSHEDECEFAFIACSNTGCPVQVERRGLEAHLSECNFRSRECPNGCGHTLHSIDQSQHNCVAELRLEVDMMRAEMLCKVEEVRREMESRLDSQRRHMVQKESQLKSEVEELKGQLSRVMCDLCALLGAERLRRQELAEAELEKRELLELLRDIQPTRSQPPAEQAARDAGDQQSSTWEAHTDPPRHQQREASLHASCLSLHSAQAPCAAGPPASPQLGEGARKGSTRSLTLDCIKKKSREVTVI; encoded by the exons ATGGGCTTCGATCTGGAGAGGTTTGTGGGCTACGTCAATGAGGGTCTGCTCTGCTGCGTGTGTCGAGACGTGCTAGAGCGCCCCCTCCAGGCACCATGTGAACACGCTTACTGCAGTGCCTGCATCAGCAGCTGGCTGCTCCATCACCACTCCTGTCCTGAAGACAGGCTGCCCCTGGATGTGAGCAGTCTCAGACCACTGTACAG GTACATGCGCAACGACCTGAACCGGCTGCAGATCCGCTGTGTAAACGCAGGGCAGGGGTGTGAGGTGGTCTGCTCCCTGGAGAGCCTCCACTCACATGAGGATGAGTGCGAGTTTGCCTTCATAGCCTGCTCCAACACAG GGTGTCCGGTGCAGGTGGAGAGGCGAGGTCTGGAGGCCCACCTGTCCGAATGCAACTTCCGCAGCAGAGAGTGTCCCAACGGCTGTGGTCACACTCTCCACTCCATCGATCAATCGCAGCACAACTGTGTGGCAGAGCTGCGCTTGGAGGTGGACATGATGAG GGCGGAGATGCTGTGCAAGGTGGAGGAGGTGAGACGAGAGATGGAGTCTCGGCTGGACTCCCAGAGGAGACACATGGTGCAGAAAGAGTCGCAGCTGAAGAGTGAAGTGGAGGAGCTCAAG ggtCAGTTGTCCCGTGTGATGTGCGACTTGTGTGCTTTGCTGGGAGCAGAGCGTCTGAGGAGGCAGGAACTGGCAGAGGCAGAGCTGGAGAAGAGAGAGCTGCTGGAGCTCCTTAGAGACATCCAGCCGACCAGAAGTCAGCCTCCCGCTGAGCAGGCAGCCAGGGATGCAGGAGACCAGCAGTCATCCACCTGGGAAGCTCACACAGATCCACCTCGACACCAGCAGAGGGAAGCCTCATTGCACGCCTCCTGCCTGTCTCTGCACTCGGCTCAGGCTCCCTGTGCTGCCGGCCCTCCTGCTTCACCTCAGCTTGGGGAAGGAGCCCGTAAGGGCAGCACCCGGAGTCTGACCCTGGACTGCATCAAGAAAAAGAGCCGCGAGGTGACAGTCATCTGA
- the virma gene encoding protein virilizer homolog has product MAGDTSTELLFLDTFKHQSAELTNVDVVRFPCGVLVTEVRVIPPGIKAHSNLPDNRAFGETSPHAFQLELFFNNVTKPNSPTFHRLGSLEYDENKSIVFRPSGKVNTDGLVLRGWYTSLTLAVYGTAERPHGHDHGSPPPPPPPPPQQPTGLKRIVKQEWEKDDQYNGSPPRPAPKGPRTPPGPPPPDDDEEEQVPMAVGVVKDEPSQGRDDYLEAVSPERSLPADEPFSDAEQEEEGEEEEEEEVQEDEEARTEGSVPEEEEDEEEEDEGDDGYEQISSDEDDLDNGSFKLPTFDIDYTPEDLASVPPVQYDPYERELKPLVYFTPPYKTRFDTQLEKTSVEEPRDAGETEGAAGGEEAEAVAQLKELLAGSGEDRDARWVTALEEAPGLLNKGLAYLIKQGEAEEPVRVLVLWTLQALSMEIALTQPIALNLRQLKAGAKLASCLAECPLGLTELLREGALNVLLELLHADHVSSTLKLSFLRALDALISAPAGVEAFLQAGNSGKSGYQRLVQLFLREETVRVINAGNAILQKSHMYEVLVSLRHAAAAWSEPQQEEMEDAESPMEEEPSLSSAPVSEAELERLAGVLEELHHLLETAPHCMVQPPGKAFPTTARITGPPERDNPYPTLYRYMHACHFLESTIVVLSAAAAVGHVGITQAIKELLRFLSLTQSGLLYLLAQAAPTNLLLRLLASVAESEGEESPPAAGEGALTGPGFGEEGFCVWLMQALHALQGVSELMSHVAAGGDGGEGLEEGDNSEVLGTLHALYLMTFTQTGRSAVAHVLSLESNLSCLVSLLQHHSKEAQGEAKSRKAVTYNYACMLVLMVAQTSNELRMMEQYAAPLLTVAKADDTNAKLQELSKWLEPLEKLRFEISSIPILINYIKQNVENVLNAEGTGLVTALRVLYHIACPPPAVEGQQRDLKWNLAGVQLFSGEGLDTCVRILQKLCGVLLQPWRVHGHMGPTPQRCMILSVCISTLRLLRTMLTELLRGGAFQFRDTRVASVLVTLHMMVCSIPASGRLDGEETRVQALIVDVLLTFTQGVSEEVTHTEETLASNTWSLMLKEVLNSLLKAPEGLFSGLTLLSELLPLPLPMQSTQALSVQDVAIALNTRKLWSMHIRVQWKVLSEVLRCVCSTSCPPLLTMLRRVCVQLADLSSPTATLVMKTVLELLSEELQPAEGKSVCWGQVLRLLSLLDALVSQRACKSSTLHLLSGSVSGDEQVAELFPLLLSLLVPPAGHSLQQQQCSVLVGTILQSLCDQDISLVVAPPGEGCVSEAEQLANALPGRDMMSSVCNSLLEVLGNKEASIPLLLTCIRTLTFLTEHDYGIYHLKVTLRKHAPEVCSLLKRLVVSFNKDSTDLISALLDFLRQILNTETTCAEEGQGSSEEPACVAPRLLSSSEMKSLLQFEDSESHPLTALEKLITKLCKEDDSLETMMENVVVLKQTLETATESPPPSETEPVLPAPETLATQFNHRTVFILSEALDEQLKALWFSPFQTDDIETDLDMVKVDLVGLAQECCPELDLKAELERSFLSEPSSPGHTKVSKGFRLGKHKHETFITSSGKSDYIEPAKRAHILPAPRGRGGRGGFGQNIARPHDIFRLRKQNTSRPPSMHVDDFVAAEFKDIANPLGILPPKRLPKSTPKPPTRGLFTGNRGRAAFHSQTRFFTPPQPKGVLLSGNYARREGGRGSSWSGQVPAVTHRGTYSEPRGGQSNFARGPLPSRQLPASAYRLAIRDRAPRGRGGTGLSWLGAGGGAGAAGGGGGGGGGGRGSQGSKFSGGGGSGGGRGRHVRSFTR; this is encoded by the exons GGAGACTTCACCTCACGCTTTTCAGTTGGAGCTGTTCTTCAACAATGTCACCAAACCCAACAGCCCCACCTTCCACAGGCTGGGCAG TTTGGAATATGATGAAAACAAGTCCATAGTCTTTAGGCCCAGCGGAAAG GTGAACACAGATGGGCTGGTGCTTCGCGGATGGTACACCAGCCTGACTTTGGCGGTCTACGGCACCGCTGAGCGTCCTCACGGACACGACCACGGTTCGCCTCCTCCACCGCCACCGCCTCCCCCGCAACAACCAACTGGACTCAAGCGGATTGTCAAACAAG aatggGAAAAAGATGACCAGTATAACGGCAGCCCCCCCAGACCAGCACCCAAAGGCCCTCGCACTCCGCCTGGACCTCCACCCCCAGATGACGATGAGGAGGAGCAAGTCCCAATGGCAG tgggcGTGGTCAAAGATGAACCCAGCCAGGGCCGTGACGACTACCTAGAAGCCGTGTCGCCTGAGCGATCGCTGCCTGCCGACGAGCCTTTCTCCGACGCCGAACAAGAGGAGGaaggggaagaggaggaggaagaggaagtgcAGGAGGACGAAGAAGCACGGACAGAGGGGAGCGtcccagaggaggaggaagacgaggaggaggaggatgagg GTGATGACGGCTATGAGCAGATTTCCAGTGATGAGGACGACTTGGACAACGGCAGCTTCAAGCTGCCCACCTTCGACATCGACTACACGCCCGAAGACCTCGCCTCTGTCCCTCCCGTCCAGTACGATCCATATGAACGAGAACTCAAACCACTCGTCTACTTCACGCCGCCTTACAAGACTCGCTTCGACACCCAGCTGGAGAAAACCAGCGTAGAGGAGCCCAGAGACGCTGGTGAGACAGAAGGAGCAGCTGGCGGAGAGGAGGCTGAGGCCGTCGCTCAGCTAAAGGAGCTACTGGCTGGTAGCGGTGAGGACAGAGACGCTCGATGGGTCACCGCTCTGGAGGAAGCTCCTGGACTCCTCAACAAGGGTTTAGCTTATCTAATTAAGCAAGGAGAAGCTGAGGAGCCTGTTCGCGTTTTAGTCCTGTGGACTCTCCAGGCTCTGAGCATGGAGATTGCGCTCACGCAGCCGATCGCACTGAACCTCAGACAATTAAAAGCCGGCGCAAAGCTGGCGTCCTGCCTGGCCGAGTGTCCGCTGGGCCTGACGGAGCTGCTGCGCGAAGGCGCCCTGAACGTgttgctggagctgctgcatgCTGACCACGTCTCCTCCACCCTCAAGCTCAGCTTCCTCAGAGCTCTGGACGCTCTCATCAGCGCCCCCGCAGGAGTCGAGGCGTTCCTGCAGGCTGGAAATTCAGGGAAGAGCGGCTATCAG CGTCTGGTGCAGCTGTTCCTGCGTGAGGAAACCGTCCGGGTGATAAATGCAGGCAACgccattttacagaagagccaCATGTATGAGGTGCTTGTCAGCCTCCGACATGCAGCCGCGGCGTGGAGCGAACCACAACAG gaggagatggaggatgCTGAGAGTCCCATGGAGGAGGAGCCATCACTGAGCTCCGCCCCCGTTAGCGAGGCCGAGCTCGAAAGGCTTGCTGGGGTTTTGGAAGAGCTTCATCACCTGCTGGAGACGGCGCCTCACTGCATGGTGCAGCCCCCTGGGAAAGCGTTCCCAACTACGGCCAGAATAACCGGACCGCCAGAGAGGGACAACCCTTACCCGACCCTGTACAG GTACATGCACGCATGTCATTTCCTGGAGAGCACAATTGTGGTTCTGTCAGCGGCCGCTGCAGTCGGACATGTCGGGATCACTCAGGCCATCAAAGAGCTCCTCCGCTTCCTGTCGCTCACTCAGTCGGGTCTGCTCTACCTCCTGGCCCAGGCCGCGCCCACAAACCTCCTGCTGCGTCTGCTGGCGTCGGTGGCAGAGTCCGAGGGCGAGGAGAGCCCGCCAGCAGCAGGGGAGGGGGCCCTCACGGGGCCGGGCTTCGGCGAAGAAGGCTTTTGCGTGTGGCTGATGCAGGCTCTCCACGCTCTGCAGGGCGTGTCCGAACTCATGAGCCATGTGGCTGCAGGGGGGGATGGAGGGGAGGGCTTGGAGGAAGGGGACAACTCTGAGGTGCTGGGCACGCTCCATGCTCTGTACCTGATGACGTTCACGCAGACGGGCCGCAGCGCCGTGGCTCACGTTCTGAGCCTGGAGAGCAACCTGTCCTGCCTCGTCAGCCTGCTGCAGCACCACAGCAAGGAGGCACAGGG CGAGGCCAAATCTCGTAAAGCGGTGACGTATAACTACGCTTGTATGTTGGTGTTAATGGTGGCGCAGACGTCTAATGAGCTGCGGATGATGGAGCAATATGCTGCTCCGCTGCTCACTGTAGCCAAGGCGGACGACACGAATGCCAAGCTGCAGG AGCTCAGTAAATGGTTGGAGCCTCTGGAGAAACTTCGCTTTGAGATCAGCAGCATTCCGATTCTCATCAACTACATCAAGCAG aatgtggaaaatgtgttgAACGCCGAGGGAACTGGGCTGGTCACCGCTCTGAGAGTTCTCTATCACATCGCCTGTCCGCCTCCTGCTGttgaag GTCAGCAGAGGGATCTGAAGTGGAACCTTGCAGGCGTCCAGCTGTTCTCCGGCGAGGGTCTGGACACGTGCGTGCGCATCCTCCAGAAGCTGTGCGGCGTGCTGCTGCAGCCGTGGCGCGTTCATGGGCACATGGGTCCGACGCCGCAGCGCTGCATGATCCTGAGCGTGTGCATCAGCACGCTCAGGCTGCTGCGCACCATGCTGACGGAGCTGCTCCGCGGCGGGGCCTTTCAGTTCAGAGATACGCGCGTGGCCAGCGTTCTGGTGACGCTCCACATGATGGTGTGCTCCATTCCGGCATCTGGGCGTCTGGACGGGGAGGAGACGAGAGTGCAGGCGCTCATCGTGGACGTGCTGCTCACCTTCACGCAGGGCGTCAGCGAAGAG GTCACTCACACAGAGGAGACTCTGGCCAGTAACACCTGGTCTCTGATGCTCAAGGAAGTCTTGAATTCCCTTTTAAAAGCTCCTGAAGGTTTGTTCTCTGGCCTGACGCTGCTGTCCGAACTCCTGCCTCTTCCTCTGCCGATGCAGAGCACTCAG GCGTTATCAGTCCAAGATGTTGCTATCGCCTTAAACACCCGGAAGCTGTGGAGCATGCACATCCGGGTCCAGTGGAAAGTTCTGTCGGAGGTGCTGAGGTGTGTGTGCTCCACCAGCTGCCCGCCTCTCCTGACCATGCTGAGGAGGGTCTGCGTCCAGCTGGCTGACCTGTCCTCGCCCACCGCGACGCTCGTCATGAAGACGGTGTTGGAGCTGCTGTCTGAGGAGCTGCAGCC GGCCGAGGGGAAAAGTGTTTGCTGGGGGCAAGTCCTGCGTCTGCTGTCGCTGCTGGACGCTCTGGTGTCGCAGAGGGCCTGTAAGAGCTCCACCCTTCACCTGCTGTCCGGCTCTGTCTCTGGAGACGAGCAGGTGGCAGAGCTGTTTCCTCTGCTTCTGTCTCTGCTGGTGCCCCCAGCTGGTCACTCGCTGCAACAGCAACAGTGCAGTGTGTTAGTGGGGACAATACTGCAGTCGCTGTGTGACCAG GACATTTCTCTGGTGGTGGCGCCACCCGGTGAGGGCTGCGTGTCGGAGGCTGAGCAGCTGGCTAATGCACTTCCAGGCCGAGACATGATGTCTTCGGTGTGTAATTCCCTGTTAGAGGTTTTAGGGAATAAAGAGGCCAGCATCCCTCTGCTTCTCACCTGCATCAGGACATTGACTTTCCTCACAGAGCACGACTACGGAATCTACCACCTCAAAGT CACCTTGAGGAAACATGCTCCGGAGGTGTGCTCGCTGCTGAAAAGGCTGGTGGTTTCCTTCAACAAGGACTCGACGGATCTGATTTCAGCTCTGCTTGACTTTCTGAGGCAAATCCTAAACACGGAAACAACG TGTGCAGAGGAAGGCCAGGGCTCCAGTGAGGAACCTGCCTGTGTTGCTCCACGCTTGCTGTCGAGCTCAGAGATGAAATCTCTGCTGCAGTTTGAAGACTCAGAGTCACACCCGCTAACGGCCTTAGAGAAGCTAATCACG AAATTATGTAAAGAAGACGACTCACTGGAAACCATGATGGAGAACGTGGTTGTTCTGAAGCAGACGCTGGAGACGGCCACAGAAAGTCCTCCACCGTCGGAAACCGAACCCGTTCTGCCCGCACCCGAAACGCTGGCAACCCAGTTCAACCACAG GACAGTGTTTATTCTGTCAGAAGCTCTGGATGAGCAGCTCAAAGCTCTCTGGTTCTCTCCTTTCCAAACTGATGACATAGAAACAGATCTAGACATG GTGAAGGTGGATCTGGTGGGCTTGGCTCAGGAGTGCTGTCCAGAGCTGGACCTGAAGGCCGAGCTGGAGCGCTCCTTCCTCTCTGAGCCGTCCTCTCCCGGTCACACGAAGGTCTCCAAAGGTTTCCGACTGGGGAAGCACAAACACGAGACGTTCATCACATCCAG CGGTAAATCCGACTACATCGAACCTGCTAAAAGAGCCCACATCCTGCCGGCGCCCCGCGGCCGTGGAGGTCGAGGAGGGTTTGGTCAGAACATCGCCCGGCCCCACGATATTTTCCGGCTGCGCAAACAGAACACTTCCCGCCCTCCCAGCATGCATGTGGACGACTTTGTGGCAGCAGAGTTTAAAGACATTGCTAACCCACTTGGGATTCTGCCTCCCAAACGTCTGCCAAAAAGCACTCCCAAGCCCCCCACCAGAGGGCTGTTTACCGGCAACAGAGGCAGAGCGGCCTTTCACAGCCAAACTCGCTTTTTCACCCCACCGCAGCCTAAAGGTGTTCTGCTATCAG GTAACTACGCTCGGCGAGAGGGAGGCCGGGGGTCGTCATGGAGCGGCCAGGTTCCTGCTGTGACCCACAGAGGAACCTACAGTGAACCCCGCGGAGGTCAGAGCAACTTCGCCCGAGGGCCTCTGCCTTCCCGACAGCTGCCTGCGA GTGCTTATCGGCTGGCCATTCGGGATCGAGCCCCGCGGGGCCGGGGAGGTACGGGACTGTCGTGGCTCGGTGCAGGGGGAGGCGCCGgcgctgcaggaggaggagggggaggaggaggaggaggaagggggtCTCAAGGGAGCAAGTTCAGTGGTGGGGGAGGCAGTGGAGGTGGGAGGGGCAGACATGTGCGCTCTTTCACCAGGTAA